In Thalassophryne amazonica chromosome 4, fThaAma1.1, whole genome shotgun sequence, a genomic segment contains:
- the LOC117508186 gene encoding lysophosphatidic acid receptor 6-like, which produces MEGLTLAHTVYAVVFGAIMVLGLPLNAVSLWILIRRHSLKSSNAILMVNLAFSDLLLAFSLPMRIYFYSTGTWTFSVGTCTWLTMLFRNNMRSSSIFITFISVDRLLAVVYPLRSRHLRTSSNAWKSAIAVWLILMVVTIPGGVMFSRGLNSCNDSTCFELPRCEWNNPVKIVLLYSTSAFLLIVLVVNIVSTALVAWTLSRHLSDSAQVNNKVNVMLIYVMNLIMIIVCFLPLSLALLFNSWKPARYPLVCLTSVNCCLDPFLYYFSLDAFWKKKVSHKNPAVWN; this is translated from the coding sequence ATGGAAGGTTTAACCCTGGCACACACTGTGTACGCTGTGGTATTTGGTGCCATCATGGTGTTGGGTCTACCTCTGAACGCCGTATCACTGTGGATTTTGATACGCCGCCACAGCCTGAAATCCTCCAACGCCATCCTCATGGTCAACCTGGCATTCTCAGACCTTCTGCTGGCATTCTCGCTCCCCATGAGGATCTACTTTTACAGCACGGGCACCTGGACATTCAGTGTGGGAACATGCACGTGGCTCACAATGCTCTTCCGAAACAACATGCGCTCCAGCTCTATTTTCATAACCTTTATCAGTGTTGACCGCCTGCTGGCTGTAGTTTATCCTCTCAGATCGCGCCACCTGAGAACGAGCTCCAACGCCTGGAAGTCTGCCATTGCTGTTTGGCTCATTCTCATGGTGGTGACCATCCCAGGTGGTGTGATGTTTTCAAGAGGATTAAATAGCTGCAATGATTCTACATGTTTTGAGTTGCCTCGCTGTGAGTGGAATAACCCAGTAAAAATTGTTCTGCTGTATTCTACCTCTGCTTTTCTGTTAATTGTCTTGGTTGTTAACATTGTGTCCACCGCTTTGGTGGCTTGGACACTTAGCAGGCATCTCAGCGACTCTGCACAGGTCAACAACAAGGTGAACGTCATGCTTATATATGTCATGAATCTGATCATGATTATCGTATGCTTCTTGCCCCTGTCATTGGCTCTTTTGTTCAATAGTTGGAAACCTGCTCGTTATCCACTGGTATGTCTTACAAGTGTGAACTGCTGTCTGGATCCATTCTTGTATTACTTTTCTTTGGATGCCTTCTGGAAGAAAAAAGTATCGCACAAGAACCCAGCAGTCTGGAACTGA
- the LOC117508916 gene encoding thymus-specific serine protease-like codes for MLLTPTCCLVLLLILSFSESGQILWKIKEQVRNLQLQKTKQLLLKHAATNWHHPEYVKEGRIHQPLDHSDHQRTHTFSQRFFVNEEFWLRPDGPVFLFIGGEGPISEFDLLAGHHVNMAEEHGALLLALEHRFYGDSINADGLKLENMADLSSQQATIVAEVLTDLAGFHRYICHSFSLSHRNTWITFGGSYAGALSAWFRGKFPHLVYGAVASSAPVKAQLDFSAYNNVNDNCWLESEEHSSWWLREGMKAAACCLLPVSDMMASK; via the exons ATGCTTCTGACACCAACCTGCTGTCTCGTCCTTCTCCTCATCTTGTCCTTTTCTGAATCTG GACAAATTCTTTGGAAGATCAAGGAACAGGTGCGAAATCTCCAGCTCCAGAAAACCAAACAGCTTCTTCTGAAACATGCAGCAACCAATTGGCACCACCCTGAGTATGTGAAGGAGGGTCGAATTCATCAGCCGTTGGACCACTCTGACCACCAAAGGACTCACACCTTCTCTCAG AGGTTCTTTGTGAATGAGGAATTCTGGTTGCGCCCTGATGGTCCAGTGTTCCTCTTCATTGGAGGAGAAGGACCCATTTCTGAATTTGATCTTCTGGCAG GTCATCATGTTAACATGGCTGAAGAGCACGGGGCTCTCCTATTGGCTCTGGAGCATCGTTTCTACGGTGACAGCATCAATGCTGATGGTCTCAAACTGGAGAACATGGCAGACCTGAGTAGCCAGCAG gcaacaattgttgccgaagt GCTTACTGATTTGGCAGGGTTTCACCGATATATctgccacagcttcagtctgagccACAGAAACACCTGGATAACCTTTGGGGGCTCCTATGCCGGAGCTTTGTCTGCCTGGTTCAGAGGAAAG TTTCCCCATCTGGTGTATGGAGCTGTGGCCTCCTCTGCTCCTGTCAAGGCTCAGCTGGACTTCTCTGCATACAACAATGTAAACGACA ATTGTTGGCTTGAGTCTGAAGAACACAGCAGTTGGTGGCTCAGAGAAGGTATGAAGGCTGCTGCCTGCTGCCTGCTGCCTGTCAGTGACATGATGGCCAGTAAATGA